Proteins from a genomic interval of Eulemur rufifrons isolate Redbay chromosome 10, OSU_ERuf_1, whole genome shotgun sequence:
- the SYNPO gene encoding synaptopodin isoform X3, with product MEGYSEEASLLRHLERVASEEEEVPLVVYLKENAALLTANGLHLSQNREAQQSPPTPPPAEVHSPAADVNQNLSSPSATLTTPASNSSHNLPATDVNQNPPATVVPQSLPLASAQQNSSEAHLPPNGTVPDAKPSTLCADGQAQGPGAEVRSSTLLIDKVSTPPTTTSTFSREATLLPSAGAPAPDFMSSSLLIDVQPHTLVVSEQEMSGRATATTPTKVYSEVHFTLAKPPSVVNRTARPFGIQAPGGTSQMERSPMIERRHFGEKASAPQPSSVADRSPRPQRHVMSHSPMVERRLVGQLSPASERRPVGNFAPPPTYAETLSTAPLASRVRSPPSYSALYPSSDPRPSHLKGQAVPASKTGILEESMARRGSRKAMFTFVEKPKVTPNPDLLDLVQTADEKRRQRDQGEVGVEEEPFALGAEASNFQQVPAPRDRASPAAAEEAVPEWASCLKSPRIQAKPKPKPNQNLSEASGKGAELYARRQSRMEKYVIESSGPTELARCPSPTMSLPSSWKYSTNAPGGFRVASRSPARTPPASLYHGYLPENGVLRPEPTKQQQPYQLRPSLFVLSPIKEPAKPLPRAASPRAASPRAASPAKPSSLDLVPSLPKGLPPSPALPRPSRSSLGLCTSPGQDGLQPTAVSPPYSGDISPVSPSRAWPPRAKQAPRPSFSTRNAGIEAQDRRESLPTSPPWTPGASRPPSSLDGWVSPGPWEPGRGSSMSSPPPLPPPPPMSPSWSERSVSPLRPETDARPPSRQLQALLARNIINAARRKSASPRPAGAESLRPFSPPTAPPPPPPRMRSPQPARPGPASAPGAAFAPIPRSPLPAGPSSCASPRSPLPVPLRPFLYRRSPTDSDVSLDSEDSGAKSPGILGYNICPRGWNGSLRLKRGSLPAEASCTT from the exons ATGGAGGGCTACTCAGAGGAGGCCAGCTTGCTGCGGCACCTGGAGCGGGTggccagtgaggaggaggaggtaccACTGGTGGTGTATCTAAAGGAGAACGCAGCCCTGCTGACGGCCAATGGGCTCCACCTGTCCCAGAACCGCGAGGCCCAGCAGTCCCCGCCGACCCCACCTCCGGCCGAGGTCCACAGCCCAGCCGCAGATGTCAACCAGAACCTTTCCTCGCCCAGCGCCACACTCACCACACCAGCTTCTAACAGCAGCCACAACCTGCCGGCCACCGATGTCAATCAGAACCCACCGGCGACTGTCGTCCCGCAGAGCCTGCCTCTTGCTAGCGCCCAGCAGAATTCCTCAGAGGCCCATCTCCCGCCGAACGGCACAGTGCCAGATGCCAAACCCAGCACCCTGTGTGCCGACGGGCAAGCCCAGGGGCCAGGTGCGGAGGTGAGATCCAGCACCCTCCTAATTGACAAGGTGTCGACTCCACCTACCACCACCAGCACCTTCTCCAGGGAAGCTACTCTCCTTCCCAGCGCCGGGGCCCCGGCCCCAGATTTCATGTCTAGCTCCCTCCTCATCGACGTCCAGCCCCATACCCTAGTGGTGTCAGAACAAGAGATGTCTGGGCGGGCAACCGCCACCACGCCCACCAAGGTGTACAGTGAGGTCCACTTCACCCTGGCCAAGCCCCCCTCGGTGGTCAACAGGACGGCCAGGCCTTTTGGGATCCAGGCGCCAGGGGGCACCAGCCAGATGGAGCGGAGCCCCATGATAGAGAGACGACATTTTGGGGAGAAGGCCTCGGCCCCCCAGCCCTCCAGTGTGGCAGACAGGAGCCCCCGGCCACAGAGACACGTGATGTCGCACAGCCCCATGGTGGAGAGGAGGCTGGTGGGGCAGCTCAGCCCAGCCTCAGAGAGACGCCCTGTGGGGAACttcgccccaccccccacctacGCTGAGACTTTGTCCACAGCTCCTCTGGCTTCCCGGGTCCGGTCCCCACCGTCTTATTCTGCCCTGTACCCCAGCTCTGACCCCAGGCCTTCTCATCTGAAGGGCCAGGCAGTTCCTGCCAGCAAGACGGGCATTCTGGAGGAGTCGATGGCCCGCCGGGGCAGCCGCAAAGCCATGTTCACCTTCGTGGAGAAGCCCAAGGTGACCCCAAATCCAGACCTGCTGGATCTGGTACAGACGGCCGATGAGAAGCGGAGGCAGAGGGACCAGGGGGAGGTGGGCGTGGAGGAAGAGCCCTTCGCGCTGGGGGCTGAGGCCTCCAACTTCCAGCAGGTGCCAGCACCTCGGGACAGGGCCAGCCCTGCAGCAGCTGAGGAGGCCGTCCCAGAGTGGGCCTCCTGCCTCAAGTCGCCCCGAATCCAGGCCAAGCCAAAGCCCAAACCCAACCAGAACCTCTCCGAGGCCTCTGGGAAGGGGGCTGAGCTCTATGCCCGCCGCCAGTCGCGGATGGAGAAATATGTCATCGAGTCTTCAGGCCCCACAGAGCTGGCCCGCTGCCCTTCACCCACCATGTCCCTGCCTTCATCCTGGAAATACTCCACTAACGCCCCTGGGGGCTTCCGAGTGGCCTCCCGAAGCCCAGCTCGGACCCCGCCTGCCTCCCTCTACCATGGGTACCTGCCTGAGAACGGGGTCCTGCGCCCAGAGCCCACCAAGCAGCAGCAGCCATACCAGCTGCGGCCCTCGCTCTTTGTCCTCTCGCCCATCAAGGAGCCTGCCAAGCCCCTGCCCAGGGCCGCCTCGCCCAGAGCTGCCTCGCCCAGAGCCGCCTCGCCCGCCAAGCCGAGCTCCCTGGACCTGGTGCCCAGCCTGCCCAAGGGTCTCCCTCCGTCGCCTGCCCTGCCTCGGCCCTCccgctcctccctgggcctctgcacCTCACCTGGCCAGGACGGCCTCCAGCCCACTGCCGTGAGCCCTCCCTACAGCGGCGACATCTCCCCCGTGTCTCCCTCCAGGGCGTGGCCTCCCCGAGCCAAGCAGGCCCCCAGGCCCTCCTTCTCCACCCGGAACGCCGGGATCGAGGCTCAG GACCGCCGGGAGAGCCTGCCCACCTCCCCGCCCTGGACGCCGGGCGCGTCCCGGCCCCCCAGCAGCCTAGACGGCTGGGTGAGCCCGGGGCCGTGGGAGCCGGGCCGCGGGAGCAGCATGAGCAGCcccccgccgctgccgccgccgccgcccatGTCCCCATCGTGGAGCGAGCGCTCCGTGTCCCCGCTGCGACCCGAGACCGACGCGCGGCCCCCCAGCCGCCAGCTGCAGGCGCTCCTGGCGCGAAACATCATCAACGCGGCCCGGCGCAAGAGCGCCTCCCCGCGGCCGGCGGGCGCCGAGAGCCTGCGGCCCTTCTCCCCGCCGacggcgccgccgccgccgccgccgcgcatGCGCTCGCCGCAGCCCGCCCGCCCGGGCCCGGCCTCGGCGCCAGGGGCGGCTTTCGCCCCGATCCCGCGGAGCCCGCTGCCCGCCGGGCCTTCGTCCTGCGCCAGTCCCCGGAGCCCGCTGCCCGTGCCGCTCAGGCCCTTCCTCTACCGCCGCTCGCCCACGGACTCCGACGTATCCCTCGACTCCGAGGACTCCGGGGCTAAGTCGCCCGGCATCCTCGGCTATAACATCTGCCCCCGCGGCTGGAACGGCAGCCTGCGGCTCAAGCGTGGCAGCCTCCCCGCTGAGGCCTCCTGCACCACCTAA